A single window of Coffea eugenioides isolate CCC68of unplaced genomic scaffold, Ceug_1.0 ScVebR1_80;HRSCAF=406, whole genome shotgun sequence DNA harbors:
- the LOC113758959 gene encoding protein trichome birefringence-like 19 produces the protein MELPLFMNRKVEKIPIILLLLTALILLAIVKPDCPLPIYEFMSRTSAVSQPPERAEVKFTKMAIYNEKCDIFTGKWIPNPKAPYYTNSTCWAIHEYQNCMKYGRPDDEFMKWRWKPDACELPIFNPNEFLDIVKGKSMAFLGDSLGRNHMQSLICLLSKVETPIDASYVEDDHFRRWNYTSRNFTLAALWSPFLVKSGKANTGPDHYNLYLDEVDWNWASKIEEFDYVILNSGNWFYRPSFYYENHQFVGCSSCQMDNVTDLSMTYGYRKALKTAFGTLKSLKNYKGITFLRTFPPSHYENGNWNAGGNCLRKVPYMKNEISLEGTPLEIYLTQVEEFKAAEKEWEEKGLRFKLFDTTQAMLLRPDGHPSKYGHWPKENVTLYNDCVHWCLPGPIDSWNDFLLHMLKMEGKESYLEMLEKIGGKFVLE, from the exons ATGGAGCTTCCCCTATTCATGAACAGAAAGGTGGAGAAAATTCCTATTATACTTCTTCTCCTTACTGCACTGATTCTTCTGGCTATTGTGAAACCTGATTGCCCTTTACCAATATACGAATTTATGTCAAGAACTTCTGCTGTTTCACAGCCTCCCGAACGTGCAGAAGTTAAGTTCACAAAGATGGCTATCTATAATGAAAAGTGTGACATTTTTACTGGAAAATGGATACCTAACCCCAAGGCGCCATACTACACAAATTCTACGTGTTGGGCGATTCATGAGTATCAGAACTGCATGAAATATGGAAGGCCAGATGATGAGTTTATGAAATGGAGGTGGAAACCGGACGCTTGTGAGTTACCTATCTTCAATCCAAATGAGTTTCTTGATATCGTCAAAGGCAAGTCGATGGCATTTCTAGGGGATTCTTTGGGAAGAAACCACATGCAATCCTTAATATGCCTCTTATCCAAG GTAGAAACTCCAATTGACGCCTCATATGTAGAAGATGATCACTTCAGACGCTGGAACTACACTAGTCGCAACTTCACCCTTGCAGCGTTATGGTCACCCTTTTTGGTGAAATCTGGGAAGGCAAATACAGGGCCAGACCATTATAATCTCTACCTTGATGAAGTTGATTGGAATTGGGCTTCAAAGATTGAAGAATTTGATTACGTGATCCTCAACTCTGGGAATTGGTTTTATCGTCCAAGCTTTTACTATGAAAACCACCAGTTTGTGGGCTGTAGCTCTTGTCAAATGGATAATGTGACTGACCTCTCAATGACTTACGGATATCGAAAAGCACTCAAGACAGCCTTTGGTACTCTCAAAAGCTTGAAGAACTACAAGGGAATAACATTCCTTAGGACTTTCCCACCTTCCCATTACGAAAATGGGAACTGGAATGCTGGTGGCAATTGCCTAAGAAAAGTGCCGTACATGAAAAATGAGATTTCTTTGGAGGGTACACCGTTAGAGATTTACTTGACTCAAGTGGAGGAATTCAAGGCTGCAGAGAAAGAATGGGAGGAAAAAGGGTTGAGGTTTAAGTTATTTGATACAACTCAAGCCATGTTGCTAAGACCAGATGGCCATCCTAGTAAATATGGGCACTGGCCGAAGGAAAATGTGACATTGTATAACGATTGTGTCCACTGGTGCTTGCCTGGACCTATTGATTCGTGGAATGACTTTTTGCTTCACATGTTGAAAATGGAAGGTAAGGAGTCATACCTGGAAATGCTTGAAAAAATTGGGGGTAAGTTTGTATTGGAATGA